The sequence below is a genomic window from Wyeomyia smithii strain HCP4-BCI-WySm-NY-G18 chromosome 1, ASM2978416v1, whole genome shotgun sequence.
atgccaaacccggtttcgtagaatcaccgttttgagctcagtttttgtccgatttaagatctgtttttcgcaaaagatgggtaaaaagatgctaatatgtggacaaactcttagaattttgatatttggcctcaaaacaaaatggcgtcgaaaaaaccacaaaaattaccggtttctcaaaaattcaaaatggcgccattgttgccccttaagttgaaatatgttcaaactcggggaaattcagttttgcataaaaatacacaaaaaaattatatatagaagccaaggcagaaaaaagtcaatttttgttgcactgtgtaatcatcGATATGAAATGAAAAATTCTGGCAATTTTGTCAATGAAACTGGAAAACCTAGGATATCCTCCTGCCATGAACAAGTAATAACAAGTGACCAAAATAAGCGTAGCCAGGTATTCAAATAGGAAATAGCACGCTTTTGGAAACTGTAGAAGCATGAAGTTTTGAATTTGCTGTGGAATATTCACTCAGCAATTCGTTTTTCGTCGGCAGCACTTTTAATAGTAATAGGCCTCAGATTTCGTTTTTAGGGCCAACAACGCTATTCGAGATTTAAGTTTTATTATCCTGAAGTTGTTCCGTGAATCGTAAAacggaaaaatgcaaacttcAAGTGACCTTGCTAGCAATatatggaaaaactgcaaaaaaggCCTGGCTGTCTTCAGAATTTAGCATCTCCAAGAGTAAAGATTGCaatgtaaaataaaaccaaatcaATCATTTCGTAATAAAAGAAACCTTACCTTCCTCCTTGGCCGCCGGTAGCACCATAGCCAGATATGGCCCATCCACCTCGAAGAAGATAGAATTTTCATCTTTGATCGAATATTCCGCCGGACTGCCCGGTTCGTGGGGTTTTTCCAGAACGTGGTACTGATCGTTCGTAAAATAATCCTTCACCATAGTGTTCAACACCGCATTCGGATAggaaacgttgatttttttcttcttctcatGGGTAGAGTGCACGGTAAACTCCTGCGGGAACGAAGCTGGTAAGATACACCAAATTCCGTCGGTATCCAGCTCCAGCGGACGGCCAACCCGTTCGATGATCTCCCGTGCTTTAGTGATAATGTTCGCCCCCGTCAAACATACAATCCCAGCCATTGACATACTGTGCCACCGAGCGCCCTTTCGCATTACATACCCGTAGAACGAGTTCAGAATACACTTGTGAGCCAGCTGCAGAGAATCGTACAACACCTCTCGTCCCTTGGCGGCTTTAATTTCTCCGGCATCACCACTTTTCAGAGCGGCACTCACTGCCGCTTTCGCTACCTTCGTCAGCGCTTTGTACTCGTAGCGCCGATCGCGAAAAGCTCTAACCGTGTCCACATAAAAACTGTTTTCCTTCTGACAAATCGTCGAAGTTCTAGTTTCCAAGCTTGTGATCTTAGTTTTCTTGTACGCCTTACGGCAATAATCGCTCAACCGTTTCTTTTCGTAGTTAGCTTGGTCCTCCTTTGATAGTTCATGGAACGCTCGAGGTTGACCTCCAGGGAAAAGCGGTGGGAACTTTTCCGTCTCCAGCTGCTGCTGAATGCGTTGGAATTCGTTTCTGGTTGCTGGTAGCATTTCACCGCGCCACATCCACTCCATGTTTCGTTTGCACCTAGCATCGGGCCGATTGTAATCACAAGCCGCACAATCAGTCTCCGAAACCATCGACGAAGGCTGTAACCGATTGGTCAGAATGATATTGGGATACATAGCTCCTACGTCCAGATGGTAGATTACTGGCTGTTCAATGCGAGTAGGAGTATCATGCAGCTGCTGCAAGGCTGCCTTAATCTGCTCCGTTACCTCTTCCATGTTCGTCACCTGTTCCAGTGGAACTCCTTCCTCAGTAACGATCGCATGTTCCAGCACTTTCTCCACATTTCGCTGCAACTGCATCAGCATATCTTGATCCAAGCGAAAGCGGGTCGAAATATCCGCCCGAAATACACCCGATTCTAGCGCCTCTACGTGACCACCAACGTATGTTTCCGAATCCAGAACGTGCCCATCGGGAGTTAGCTTGTTCAGTTCCGATATTTGCTTGTTCGGGAATACAATCCGAACGTGATAGGCTTCCTTCATCAGTAGCATCTCGCAAAGCGTTCCCGAACCCTTCCGCAAAATTTCATCCGGTTCCATCGGAATAATCGTTGCCAGCGCGAAAATAAATGGATGAACGTATTTCATGTACAAATAGTACGTGGCCACCGCATCGGACACCGAATAGTTTGATAAGACCTGGAAACAAAAAaagaacttgtttttttttcacaacaaaaAATTAGTTTAAAATATATAACAAACCTGCGGTTGTTCTACCGCCATCTTGCACATTTCCTCCGGATCCAGCTCAACCGGGTCGTAGCGCAGCTTGCTCTTGGCGACCGCCTTCAGTCCATGCGAGCCAACCGGCAGGTACGAATCTCGCTTCACCCAGCAAAGACAGTCCATGTGCATTGCCGGCCGACACAAATAGTTCCCGTCCCGGGCGTTCACCTTCGAAAATCCAATCTCGCGCTTCATGTCCATATCGTACACCGCCGCACGTGCCTCTACGAAGGGCCAATCGAAAAAGTCCCCGTTGTAGGTCACAAAAATGTGCGGCTTCACATCCAAAATATGATCGAAAAACTTCTGCAACAAGCTCATCTCGTTCGGCTCGTTAAACACGATGAACTGTCCTTCGAATTCCGGCTTTGGTGTGTACTCGAAATCTTCCACATCGGCACTAATGATCTCCCTGTTGGTAATCAGATAACCCTGCCCATCGATCATGTAGGAAATCATCATAATCTGATCGCTCTGCGCATCCGGAAACTTCAACGGCAGCTTCGTCGTTTCAATATCGAACGCCAACACCACGGGCTCCGGTCGATCGAGTATATCCGGGCGGGGCGTGATGACCGGTGGCTCGTCGCCACCACGGCATCGCATCGTGTACCACAGACCACAGAAAATGTTCAAATCAATCGAAACCCGCACGTGATAGGGAACGTCATGCTCCCGCATATCTACTATACTATCGTAGAAATCCTGGTTCTGATTGGATCCACCGGATCCCTCTTCGGATGCTACGGCAAGTGAATTGCTCAGCATCTGCATGTAATAGGTGTTGGCCTTGTCTCGCTCCTTGTTCTTTCGGACTGCCGCATTCAAATCCTTCCTAACCTTGTTCATATGAGTGGTATTAGCAAACGTCAACTTCAGCAGGCTCTGCTTGAGCCCACTCAGGTGATTCGGCAAGTCCAGGTCCTCCCGTTCGACGTGTTCCACATTCAACAGCTGGCCAGAGTATTTTTTGGCTAGAAATTTTGCCACCTCCAACGAGTGGCCTTCTCTCGTGATCAGCAGTAAATAGGGGGCGTAGATGATCGTCATTTTGTACCGAGTACCATCCATTTGGAGAAAGTACAGATCAAGGGCTGCCACCAGTCGGCGGTCCTGATTCAGGATTTCAGTCTGGAACAGAAAACGTTACCAATCATCGAAATCAGTTTGGCTAGCCTACCTGGTCCTGGCCGGTCGTCACATACCGTATGCATATTAACTAAATATCCGGTGCGTTCCTGGGTGTCCTTGACACGCTCGTATCCATACTTGAGGTCAATTTTGTCATTCTCCTTCGACTGGCGGTACCCGATTTCGTTGGTGTCGTCGCTGGAAATTTAAACAGTGCTTAAAAGCTGCTCGCCTTAGGAAATCCGATAAATTACCCATCGGCCTTCTCCGCAATGTATTTGCCGGTATTTTGCACTATTTTAGCCATTTGTATAACATTAATTACTTTCAAGAATGTTGCCCAAATTAACGAAAAGAAAAAAGCAATGTTGTGGTTTTGCGTCGACGATGTTTCCAATTTCGCGCCGTTTCATAAACTTGTCACTAATAAAAGTTCACATTTTTAGCGCTCACTGCGCCACTGTGAACAAATAATTGAACTAATGCTATGGCAATGAAGAAATTAACCTTACAAATTTTATGTGAGCTTGAACTTTGTTATTTCAATTCAGCTGAatgattaacaaaaaaaatttttttttaaattgtcaaagAATGCAAGAATCTTACTCATAGTTTCCTCGGAGATGTTTAATTACTTTTGTTACCACTACTTAAGAGTGAAAATGAGTGAACATAGGCTGCATGGGTTTGCTAATTTTAACATTGTTTATTGTTATGCATATATTAATTCTATCCTATGTATAATATATTATAAATGGTTCAAACTCGTCTATAAATATCTTTAAATGATTATTGCAGCTTCTCTTTCTTTTCACTTATAAATTCTAGTTTTAACATTGTTTAAtgttataaataaattaaaatacttCGAACTCTACTATAaatagaaataacaaaaataaaatctgtagttacttaactaaacatttaaaaGTAAATAAAATCAACTATTTTAAAATTGCCCTCTACGGGTCGCGCCGCTTGGCGAGCCCCGCAGAGAGACGCACCGAATCTGCGCACGATCGTCACGATCAATCTCTAGAAGACCCCAGCCGTTGAGTTCAAGCAGATTGCGAAACACACGACAGCTAGCCAGCTTAGAACCAGCGGCACCAACTAGCAACAAAATTCGCTGAAACAGGACGCTGTTGCGACGGGTGCAGCTAATTTCGTGCTGAATTGCGAAATACAGCTTGAGCATCTGACGGTGATAGCGAAAATTGAAATACCGTGATTTTCAACGACAAATAAGTGCTAAattttctcaaacttaccgGAACCATCTTctctttgttttttaaacaaagcCTAAGTTGGTTTTGCCTGGCATCCTTTGTTATAGTTGAGTTTTCTGGTAAATTATCCTGAACGTTTTCAGTTGGAATTGGCAACTGAGGAACCTGAAAAAGGACATGttttgaaaaacacaaatttatctGGTTAACGTTTTCCTACCTGTGATTCCTTCGAACTGCATACTGCCTGTGGCAAAATACTGTCACTAGTTTGAAGCCTGTCTTGTTGAGTAGAGTTTATAAAAATCGATTGACTATCCAGTCCCAGCCCAGGATCTACAGCAGTATTTACTAGGCCAACTTCCGGCGGAACGAAATCAGCCGGAACGACTGGCTCCTTCGGATGCACCGTAATTTCTTCCACCATTGAAGGTACGGTTCGATCGATTACTTGAAGCCGGTCACGATCCTCTAGCGAGGGTTGTTCCAGACTCGAAACAACATTATTCTGGGTTACACTAGGCTCCTGGATTGAGGCGAGCTCTGGACGAACTGTTTCTGATACGTCTCGCAAAACCGGCTCCCGAACGTTTTCCACCGGACGATCACGAATGTCGGGAACCCTGCGCCTGGCCAACAAATCAAGAATAATTTTTCTTCCTGCATCGAGTTTTTCAAAATCATCCGGAATTCCGAAATCGTAATTTTTCCGCAGTGGAATTTTGTCCTCAATCGTATCGCCAAACATTCGAACCTTTCGGCATGATTTTGGAACTCGTTTGTTCGGTGGCGGCGGCATATTGGTTGAAGAATCTGACGATAGTGCGGGGAGATTGCTGGCCGGTTCAGGCCTTTCTGGTTCTGTTACCACAGGCGGTATCTCTGTGTCTACCTCCATTTGTTGAACGGGTATTTGTAGATTCTCCGGTGCTGTCCCCTCATTTTCTTCACGATGATGCACTTCATTTGTTCTATCCTGCTAAAATAAATCACATATTATGTACATTTTCCTACTCTAATGGTCATATACACACCGAAATAGCCTGTGAGCGTTGTGAAGGAACAGGAAGAGGTACAGTTAACGGTGTCCCAGTCGGAATAGAACTAACATCTGTCGCCTCAAGTTGAGACGTTTCAATTGGTACTCTCTGTCGGAGCATACTGGTTCTGACAGACGGTATCGGTGTGCTGGTCGTAAGTCTCCCAGCGAGTGGAACTGGTAGACGGTACTGCACGGCATCATCGATCTCAAAATCTTCGAATCTTTTCGGAACTGTAATTCGACGCAAGCTAGGAAATTCTTTCAAAACCTGCTCCTTCACGCTAGGATCAGAGATAGGCATAGGTTCTGAAGTTCCCAGAAACGACCCGGCATCTCCCACAGGCCCAAAGTCCAAAT
It includes:
- the LOC129731723 gene encoding uncharacterized protein LOC129731723 isoform X1, with amino-acid sequence MDFKLSCNELRTTICSCALFRKRSLFRMSSFRAACDKLLHNSKPAKKTDLLTEREYQQIASTSHDEFLAENYSCSQLNKLCTAEKEHLILHYNHLEKRVERNQRKIRKIYSTKPAIKKKDPVQTDVSAPIRPIVDEQERDIIATTEEVVTITEPEVNVETPVPEPLELEHDTENTALANIELSQVMPPKEFLKTEPSPPILMAMDPSAVDLDFGPVGDAGSFLGTSEPMPISDPSVKEQVLKEFPSLRRITVPKRFEDFEIDDAVQYRLPVPLAGRLTTSTPIPSVRTSMLRQRVPIETSQLEATDVSSIPTGTPLTVPLPVPSQRSQAISQDRTNEVHHREENEGTAPENLQIPVQQMEVDTEIPPVVTEPERPEPASNLPALSSDSSTNMPPPPNKRVPKSCRKVRMFGDTIEDKIPLRKNYDFGIPDDFEKLDAGRKIILDLLARRRVPDIRDRPVENVREPVLRDVSETVRPELASIQEPSVTQNNVVSSLEQPSLEDRDRLQVIDRTVPSMVEEITVHPKEPVVPADFVPPEVGLVNTAVDPGLGLDSQSIFINSTQQDRLQTSDSILPQAVCSSKESQVPQLPIPTENVQDNLPENSTITKDARQNQLRLCLKNKEKMVPMLKLYFAIQHEISCTRRNSVLFQRILLLVGAAGSKLASCRVFRNLLELNGWGLLEIDRDDRAQIRCVSLRGSPSGATRRGQF
- the LOC129731723 gene encoding uncharacterized protein LOC129731723 isoform X3, which translates into the protein MSSFRAACDKLLHNSKPAKKTDLLTEREYQQIASTSHDEFLAENYSCSQLNKLCTAEKEHLILHYNHLEKRVERNQRKIRKIYSTKPAIKKKDPVQTDVSAPIRPIVDEQERDIIATTEEVVTITEPEVNVETPVPEPLELEHDTENTALANIELSQVMPPKEFLKTEPSPPILMAMDPSAVDLDFGPVGDAGSFLGTSEPMPISDPSVKEQVLKEFPSLRRITVPKRFEDFEIDDAVQYRLPVPLAGRLTTSTPIPSVRTSMLRQRVPIETSQLEATDVSSIPTGTPLTVPLPVPSQRSQAISQDRTNEVHHREENEGTAPENLQIPVQQMEVDTEIPPVVTEPERPEPASNLPALSSDSSTNMPPPPNKRVPKSCRKVRMFGDTIEDKIPLRKNYDFGIPDDFEKLDAGRKIILDLLARRRVPDIRDRPVENVREPVLRDVSETVRPELASIQEPSVTQNNVVSSLEQPSLEDRDRLQVIDRTVPSMVEEITVHPKEPVVPADFVPPEVGLVNTAVDPGLGLDSQSIFINSTQQDRLQTSDSILPQAVCSSKESQVPQLPIPTENVQDNLPENSTITKDARQNQLRLCLKNKEKMVPMLKLYFAIQHEISCTRRNSVLFQRILLLVGAAGSKLASCRVFRNLLELNGWGLLEIDRDDRAQIRCVSLRGSPSGATRRGQF
- the LOC129731723 gene encoding uncharacterized protein LOC129731723 isoform X2, with amino-acid sequence MDFKLSCNELRTTICSCALFRKRSLFRMSSFRAACDKLLHNSKPAKKTDLLTEREYQQIASTSHDEFLAENYSCSQLNKLCTAEKEHLILHYNHLEKRVERNQRKIRKIYSTKPAIKKKDPVQTDVSAPIRPIVDEQERDIIATTEEVVTITEPEVNVETPVPEPLELEHDTENTALANIELSQVMPPKEFLKTEPSPPILMAMDPSAVDLDFGPVGDAGSFLGTSEPMPISDPSVKEQVLKEFPSLRRITVPKRFEDFEIDDAVQYRLPVPLAGRLTTSTPIPSVRTSMLRQRVPIETSQLEATDVSSIPTGTPLTVPLPVPSQRSQAISDRTNEVHHREENEGTAPENLQIPVQQMEVDTEIPPVVTEPERPEPASNLPALSSDSSTNMPPPPNKRVPKSCRKVRMFGDTIEDKIPLRKNYDFGIPDDFEKLDAGRKIILDLLARRRVPDIRDRPVENVREPVLRDVSETVRPELASIQEPSVTQNNVVSSLEQPSLEDRDRLQVIDRTVPSMVEEITVHPKEPVVPADFVPPEVGLVNTAVDPGLGLDSQSIFINSTQQDRLQTSDSILPQAVCSSKESQVPQLPIPTENVQDNLPENSTITKDARQNQLRLCLKNKEKMVPMLKLYFAIQHEISCTRRNSVLFQRILLLVGAAGSKLASCRVFRNLLELNGWGLLEIDRDDRAQIRCVSLRGSPSGATRRGQF